The following is a genomic window from Thioclava electrotropha.
GCGCCTTTGTCTTCGGCGCGGCGATGCAGGTTGTGATGGGCTGCGGCTCGGGCACGCTTGTGAACGCAGGCTCGGGCAACCCGATCGGCCTGCTCGCGCTCCCGTTCTTCGCCATCGGCAGCTTCTTCGGCGCCTATGGGCTGATCTGGTGGACCAACCTCGGCGCGCTGCCGATCCTGACGCTGCGCGGCACGAGCGGGTTGACCGTCACGCTGGTCCTGCTGGCGCTGGTCGCGGCCACCGTGTTCTTCCTCGGCAAGCGCGGCTCGCGAAGCCTGCCGCGGCGCTACATCATCGCGGCCCTCGTCCTCGCAGCGCTCGCCATCGCGAACCTGCTGGTCGCAGGGCAGCCTTGGGGCGTGGTCTACGGGCTGGGCCTCTGGGTCGCCAAGGGCGTGAACGGAATGGGCTTCGACCTGACGCAATCGGCCTTCTACGCAGCCCCCGGCTCGATCACCCGTGTGAAGGAGAGCCTGCTGACCGACTACACCTCGCTCACCGATATCGGCCTGATCGCGGGCGCGTTCGGGGTCGCCGCTTGGCGTCAGGGCGGGCTGTCGCAGAAATTGCCGAGCTATCCGGCCCGCGCCTGGGCCGCGACGATCATTGCAGGCTTCCTGCTGGGCTATTCCTCGCGACTGGCCTTCGGCTGCAACGTGGGTGCGTTCTTCTCGGGCATCTCGACCGGCAGCCTGCATGGCTGGGTATGGTTCGCTGCAGCCTTCGCGGGCGCCTATCTGGGCATCTGGCTGCG
Proteins encoded in this region:
- a CDS encoding YeeE/YedE thiosulfate transporter family protein; its protein translation is MLERQAASGGIARRSALILAALAAVAALALFGGARYGFMLAIGLGFGIALEGLRFGFAGPWRAMIVRREPAGILAQLLAIALVSIVAIPAISSHPGELTGAQAPIGFAMVGGAFVFGAAMQVVMGCGSGTLVNAGSGNPIGLLALPFFAIGSFFGAYGLIWWTNLGALPILTLRGTSGLTVTLVLLALVAATVFFLGKRGSRSLPRRYIIAALVLAALAIANLLVAGQPWGVVYGLGLWVAKGVNGMGFDLTQSAFYAAPGSITRVKESLLTDYTSLTDIGLIAGAFGVAAWRQGGLSQKLPSYPARAWAATIIAGFLLGYSSRLAFGCNVGAFFSGISTGSLHGWVWFAAAFAGAYLGIWLRPRLGLEARA